DNA from Luteolibacter flavescens:
CCGCGAAATCCGGCATCTGGATCTTCTTCCCCTCCACCGGCTTCACCGGTTTAAGCACCGCGATCGGCTCGCCGCGGCGCTCGATCTGGATTTCCTCCCCCTCGCCCAGCCACGCCTCGAGCTTCGCAAAGTCATTCCGCAGATCACGGACGGTCGCCGTCTTCATGTGGACAAAATATGTCCACATCGCTCCGAGATCAAGCTCGCTTCGTTCTTATCGACAACGAAAAGGACGAAATAGACGAAAAGGAAGAAACTGGCGATAGGCCCTACCTTTCTTTCGCGGAATTTCGCCCCTTTCGTTGTCCCAAAGACTTCCACCGTCCCCCCACCGCGTCTTGGCACTTGGCACTTCCCGCATGGAACTTACCTTCCCCCTCGTGCTCCCTTGGTTCCAAAACGGCGCTTTCCCCCTCTACCTCGCCCCCATGGCCGGGGTGACGGACCTGGTCTTCCGCCAGATCTGCAAGGAACTCGGCGCGGACGTCATGGTCACCGAATTCGTCTCCGCCGAGGGCATCATGCAGGCCGACGAGCGCACGCGGAAGTACACCGAATTCACCGACGAGCAGCGCCCCGTGGGCGTGCAGCTCTTCGGCGGCGATGGCGAGCGCATGGGCGAGGCCGCGAAGAAAATCATCGGCTGGAAGCAGCCCGACTTCATCGACATCAACTTCGGCTGCCCCGTGAACAAGGTCGTCGCCAAGAACGGCGGCTCCTCCCTGCTCAAGGACTGCCCCACCCTCGCCTCCGTCGCCTCCGGCGTGAAAAAGGGCGTCGCGGGAGAAGTCCCCGTCACCGCGAAGATGCGCATCGGCTGGGACGACAAGACCATCAATGCCGTGGAAGTCTGCCGCATCCTCGAGGACTGCGGCATGGAAGCCATCGCCGTCCACGGCCGCACCCGCTCCCAGGGCTACTCCGGCGAGGCGAATTGGGACGTCATCCACGCATGCGCCCAGGCCGTGAAGATCCCCGTCATCGGGAATGGCGACATCTCCACCGGTGCCGACCTGGAGCGGCGGAAGCGCGAGACCGCCGTCTCCGGCGTCATGATCGGCCGCGCCGCCATGCAGAATCCCTGGGTCTTCCGCGAGGCAAAGCACTACCTCCAGACCGGCCAGGCCCTCCCGCCCGTGCCCCTCGAGGACCGCTGGGCGCTCGTCCTCAGGCACTGCCGCCTCGCCGTCAGCAGCGCCCGCTACGGCGCCGAGAAGCACGCCATGATGTCCATGCGCGCCCGCCTCATGGCCTACTGCAAGGGCTTCCCCGGGGCAAAGGAGCTGCGCCAGCGCCTCGCCCAGGTGCAATCCGTCGCCGAGGTGGAAGACATTGCCGCTCTGTCACTCGCCACCGCTGCAGATATGGCGTCCGCCTGAGTGATTACAATTTCGCATTTGCACCACGCGCGCACCTGCTAGCGTCACGCGCATGGAAAGCCACGAAGTGCTTCGCAACGCGTTCGCAAAGACCAGCCCCAAGGCCGTCGCAGCGGACCTCGGCATCTCCCTCTCGCTGGTATACAAGTGGGCGGAGAAGCAGAGCGAGGACGGCAGCGGCAGCCGCAATCCCCTCGACCGCCTGATGAA
Protein-coding regions in this window:
- a CDS encoding type II toxin-antitoxin system Phd/YefM family antitoxin encodes the protein MKTATVRDLRNDFAKLEAWLGEGEEIQIERRGEPIAVLKPVKPVEGKKIQMPDFAARRRAIWGDRVFTEEEVKAMREEELGDRG
- the dusB gene encoding tRNA dihydrouridine synthase DusB yields the protein MELTFPLVLPWFQNGAFPLYLAPMAGVTDLVFRQICKELGADVMVTEFVSAEGIMQADERTRKYTEFTDEQRPVGVQLFGGDGERMGEAAKKIIGWKQPDFIDINFGCPVNKVVAKNGGSSLLKDCPTLASVASGVKKGVAGEVPVTAKMRIGWDDKTINAVEVCRILEDCGMEAIAVHGRTRSQGYSGEANWDVIHACAQAVKIPVIGNGDISTGADLERRKRETAVSGVMIGRAAMQNPWVFREAKHYLQTGQALPPVPLEDRWALVLRHCRLAVSSARYGAEKHAMMSMRARLMAYCKGFPGAKELRQRLAQVQSVAEVEDIAALSLATAADMASA